Proteins from one Chloroflexota bacterium genomic window:
- a CDS encoding thiamine pyrophosphate-binding protein, translating into MSAIMGADVLVQCLIQEKVRFVFGIPGGQLCPILDAIRRLGTEVGMQFIMTRHEQAAAHMADA; encoded by the coding sequence ATGAGCGCAATCATGGGTGCGGATGTCCTGGTCCAATGTCTGATCCAGGAGAAGGTGCGGTTTGTTTTCGGCATCCCGGGCGGGCAGTTGTGCCCCATCCTCGATGCCATCCGGCGCTTGGGCACCGAGGTGGGCATGCAGTTCATCATGACCCGCCACGAGCAGGCTGCCGCTCACATGGCCGACGCCTA